One window from the genome of Cyclobacterium amurskyense encodes:
- the hflC gene encoding protease modulator HflC has translation MKKSNLFYIILIVIGAILSAQSIFILDETQQAIVTQFGKPIGEPRTSPGVNFVVPFIQKVQFFDKRYLEWDGDKNQVPTKDKKYIFVDTYARWEITNPLQFFIRLRDERSAQSRLDDILDGETRNAIANHNLLDIVRSTNREPEITEEFMEELEILEEIEVGRDKIEDIILQKANERTSDLGVRILDFRFKRMNYVDEVRDRVYDRMISERNRIADQFRSEGQGGARKILGDKERDLAQIQSEATRQAEEIRGRADAEATEIYASAYNRNRQSIDLYKFLRSMEALENSLDGNTNLVISSDSDLFKYLKKMQ, from the coding sequence ATGAAAAAAAGTAATCTATTTTACATCATACTGATAGTTATAGGAGCTATACTATCTGCTCAAAGTATATTTATACTTGACGAAACCCAGCAAGCCATAGTAACCCAATTTGGGAAACCTATTGGTGAACCAAGGACGAGTCCAGGAGTTAATTTTGTAGTACCGTTTATTCAAAAAGTGCAGTTTTTTGACAAACGTTATCTTGAATGGGATGGAGACAAAAACCAGGTCCCAACAAAAGATAAAAAATATATTTTCGTAGATACCTATGCAAGATGGGAGATCACCAATCCGCTTCAATTCTTCATCCGACTGAGAGATGAGAGATCTGCTCAGTCACGGCTAGACGACATCCTTGATGGAGAGACTAGAAATGCAATCGCCAACCACAACCTACTTGACATTGTCCGGTCTACCAACAGAGAACCTGAAATAACCGAGGAATTTATGGAGGAGCTTGAAATACTTGAAGAAATAGAAGTAGGAAGAGACAAAATAGAAGACATTATCTTACAAAAAGCCAATGAAAGAACTTCTGATCTTGGAGTGAGAATACTTGATTTCCGTTTTAAAAGAATGAACTATGTGGATGAAGTACGGGACAGAGTTTATGACAGGATGATAAGTGAGAGAAATAGAATTGCAGACCAGTTCAGATCTGAAGGACAAGGTGGTGCTAGAAAGATACTTGGTGACAAGGAACGTGATTTGGCACAGATTCAATCAGAAGCCACGAGACAGGCAGAAGAAATACGTGGTAGGGCCGATGCTGAAGCTACAGAGATCTATGCCTCAGCCTATAATAGAAACAGACAATCCATAGATTTATATAAATTCCTTCGTTCTATGGAAGCACTTGAAAACTCTCTAGATGGAAACACCAATTTGGTAATATCCTCTGACAGTGACCTTTTCAAGTACTTGAAAAAAATGCAATAA